The genomic region TCCATGCACAATTTAAAGGTGGAGCGCTTTTATAAGCCGCGGATGATCAATGGACGCATGGCAAGCGCCGATGGCCCCATCAAAACCTTTCCCTTACGCGGCATCAAGGATTCGTCCCCCTACTTGCACGATGGGCGGTTGCTTACCCTGGAGGATACCGTCGAGTTCTTCAACCTGGTATTGGGGACTCAATTGACGGCGGCAGAGAAGCAGGACCTGGTGGCATTTCTACGCGTGCTTTAATGTCATGACCGATCATTCCCCTCGAATGGGAACTGCGGAAGAAGAACGTTGTTCAGAAGGAAGAAGACGACGACAAAGTTGTGGGTCGCGTTCGCCGTAGTGGCTCTCTGTACCACCTTCACCCTCAATCCCTCCATCGCCGCGCGCGACAAGAGCGGCGTGCTGAAGGCCAGCAATCTGATCGGGGCCAAGGTCCAAGATACCGAAGGCAAGAAGCTCGGGGATATCAAAGACCTCGTCATTGACCCGCTGGAAGGAGACATTGAATATGTCGTGCTGGAATTTGGCGGGTTTCTAGGGATCGGAGACAAGTATTTTGCCGTACCGTGGGAGGCGATGCACGTAAGCGATGACCAAAAACACCTCGTCCTCGACGTGAGCAAGAAGGACCTCAAACATGCCCCTGGCTTCTCCAAAGATCAGTGGCCCGACATGTCGAATCGGGAATGGATCGTCACGGTCTACGAATATTATAATCTGCCGCGCCCCGAAGAGGGAAACAGCGCGACAGACAAGTCAAGAGGGACCCACAAGAAATAACGAGCGGATACGACCATCGAGCCTGATCGGTTGAGATACCATGACGTGGCATGCCGCTGCCGCCTCTCTCTTCATATTCGCCTTCACAGCCTGCGTGACCGCGCCCACTCAGATGGCCCCCAAGCTGAAGCCACGCTCTGCCGTCATCGTGGTGGCGGGCTATTACGGGACCAAGCTCGCGCGCGTCGATAATGGGAACCTCCTTTGGGTCATCGCATCGCAAGCCCTCGGGGGCGACGAATCGCTGACGCTGCCGTTGCCCGAACTGGGGCTCGACGGGACGGCTCTCCGCCCGGCCGGGATCCTCGATGAAGTCAGGGTGATCCCCTGGCTCTATTCGTTCGAGTTGTATCGTCCTCTCCTCGATGAGCTGGGCCGGCTGCATCAAGGGCAGCTGTCGGTCTCTTCCTTGAATTACGACTGGCGGCTGGATCTCATGGATGCCGTCCGGCTGTTGCGCAGGGAGATCGAGCGTCTCCATTCCGAAGGCACAACGCATATCGCCCTCGTCGCCCATAGCATGGGCGGCTTGATCGTCAGTTACTATCTTCGATACGGCGATCAAGAGCCGGACGAGGCGGTTGAAACCTGGGAGGGCGCGAGGCAAGCCGAGAAGGTCGTCATGGCGGGTGTGCCCTACCTGGGGTCCATATG from Nitrospirota bacterium harbors:
- a CDS encoding PRC-barrel domain-containing protein, with the translated sequence MFRRKKTTTKLWVAFAVVALCTTFTLNPSIAARDKSGVLKASNLIGAKVQDTEGKKLGDIKDLVIDPLEGDIEYVVLEFGGFLGIGDKYFAVPWEAMHVSDDQKHLVLDVSKKDLKHAPGFSKDQWPDMSNREWIVTVYEYYNLPRPEEGNSATDKSRGTHKK